One Pararhizobium sp. IMCC3301 DNA segment encodes these proteins:
- a CDS encoding hydroxyacid dehydrogenase, which translates to MADIIVSEFMDEAALEAARLEYDVLYAPDLVDKPEALLAEIASAKGLIVRNRTQVRGALLEAATGLKVVGRLGVGLDNIDIAACEARGIAVRPATGANDLSVAEYVITSALVLLRGAYHSAAAVAGGQWPRGRLMGREISGKILGLVGYGAIARETAMRAEALGMQIIGFDPFLEEGAPQWGRTAKVTLETLLQSADVVSLHVPLTAETRNLIDDKALQSMKSDAILINAARGGVVDEAALAALLRQGHLGGAALDVFHTEPVNAQDGAKFADIPNLILTPHIAGVTAESNIRVSQVTVANVLSVLQS; encoded by the coding sequence ATGGCTGACATCATCGTCAGCGAATTCATGGACGAGGCCGCCCTTGAGGCGGCCCGTCTTGAATATGATGTGCTCTATGCACCTGATCTGGTCGACAAACCTGAGGCCCTGCTGGCAGAAATTGCCAGCGCCAAAGGGCTGATCGTGCGCAATCGGACCCAGGTCCGCGGCGCGCTGCTGGAAGCGGCTACCGGCCTGAAAGTTGTCGGCAGGCTGGGCGTCGGGCTGGACAATATCGATATCGCCGCTTGCGAGGCCAGGGGCATAGCCGTGCGTCCGGCAACCGGGGCCAATGATCTGTCCGTCGCGGAATATGTCATCACCAGCGCGCTGGTGCTGTTGCGCGGTGCCTACCATTCCGCCGCTGCAGTCGCCGGCGGGCAGTGGCCGCGCGGCCGTCTGATGGGCCGCGAGATCAGCGGCAAAATCCTGGGGCTTGTCGGTTATGGTGCGATCGCCCGCGAAACTGCGATGCGGGCCGAGGCGCTTGGGATGCAGATCATCGGTTTTGATCCGTTTCTGGAGGAAGGCGCGCCGCAATGGGGCCGCACGGCAAAGGTCACGCTGGAGACCTTGCTGCAGAGCGCTGATGTTGTCAGCCTGCATGTGCCCTTGACCGCAGAGACGCGCAATCTGATCGACGACAAGGCCCTTCAATCAATGAAGTCCGATGCCATCCTCATCAACGCCGCGCGCGGTGGTGTGGTTGATGAGGCGGCGCTGGCGGCATTATTGCGTCAGGGCCATCTTGGCGGCGCGGCGCTGGATGTGTTTCACACCGAACCGGTGAACGCACAGGATGGCGCCAAATTCGCCGATATTCCCAACCTCATTCTCACGCCGCATATTGCCGGGGTGACCGCAGAAAGCAATATTCGCGTCTCCCAGGTTACCGTCGCAAACGTTTTGTCGGTGCTTCAATCATAA
- a CDS encoding Ldh family oxidoreductase gives MEDRIVSLAEARSFASDTLTGFNTSPENAHIVAEALVAAEADGLKGHGLSRLQGYGAQAKTGKADGHAVPEVSRPAQAAVLVDAKGGFAYPALKLGLETLTGVARSQGIAMLGVHHSNHCGVAGHHVEKLAEQGLVALMFANAPASIAPWGGKRAIYGTNPIAFASPQQDRAALVIDLSVSKVARGNIMAAAQRGEAIPEGWALDPQGNPTTNAKDGLAGTMLPMGDAKGTALALMVEILCATLVGANHSCDATSFFDGEGSPPGTGQLILAIDPAAFGTGYLQRLTALVLAIEEQDGTRLPGDRRLASRKKAEAEGVTIRASLLAALAAI, from the coding sequence ATGGAAGACCGCATTGTCAGCCTTGCAGAGGCGCGGAGCTTTGCAAGTGATACACTGACTGGATTCAACACATCACCGGAGAATGCGCACATTGTTGCCGAAGCGCTGGTGGCGGCAGAGGCTGATGGACTGAAGGGCCATGGTCTTTCACGGCTGCAAGGCTATGGCGCTCAGGCCAAAACCGGCAAGGCGGACGGCCATGCAGTGCCGGAGGTGTCGCGGCCTGCGCAGGCCGCCGTTCTGGTTGATGCCAAGGGCGGCTTTGCCTATCCAGCCCTGAAACTCGGTCTTGAAACATTGACCGGTGTGGCCCGAAGCCAGGGCATTGCAATGCTGGGGGTGCATCATTCCAACCATTGCGGCGTTGCCGGTCACCATGTTGAAAAACTGGCCGAACAGGGGCTGGTGGCTCTGATGTTTGCCAACGCACCCGCCTCGATTGCGCCCTGGGGCGGCAAGCGCGCGATTTACGGAACCAATCCTATCGCCTTTGCCAGCCCGCAACAGGACCGCGCCGCCCTGGTGATCGATCTGTCGGTCTCAAAAGTGGCGCGCGGCAACATCATGGCCGCGGCGCAACGCGGCGAGGCGATACCCGAAGGCTGGGCGCTGGATCCGCAAGGCAACCCCACTACCAATGCCAAGGACGGACTGGCGGGCACCATGCTGCCGATGGGCGATGCCAAAGGCACCGCACTTGCTTTGATGGTGGAGATATTATGTGCGACGCTGGTCGGGGCAAATCATTCCTGTGATGCAACCAGCTTCTTTGACGGCGAGGGCTCGCCCCCGGGTACTGGCCAATTGATTCTGGCGATTGATCCAGCGGCCTTCGGCACCGGCTATCTGCAGCGGTTGACCGCTCTGGTCCTGGCAATAGAAGAGCAGGACGGAACCCGGCTTCCCGGTGACCGGCGTCTGGCGAGCCGCAAAAAGGCCGAGGCTGAGGGCGTCACAATCCGGGCAAGTCTGCTGGCGGCTCTGGCAGCGATTTAG
- a CDS encoding UxaA family hydrolase, with protein MNTDTFFGYRRENGRVGVRNQVVILPVDDISNAACEAVANNIKGSQALPHAYGRLQFGEDLDLHFRTIIGTGANPNVAACVVIGIEPGWTKKIADGIAATGKPVAAFSIEQNGDLKTIMDASRKAKDFVHWATELQREECDISELWISTKCGESDTTTGLGSCPTVGNMYDKLLPKGIYGVFGETSEITGAEHLCKARAADDDVAERWYAMWKAYQDDVIFAHQTDDLSDSQPTKGNIEGGLTTIEEKALGNLEKIGRTSKFIDILEPAEAPQKGAGLYFMDSSSAAAECVTLMAAAGYVIHTFPTGQGNVVGNAIVPVIKITANPRTVRTMSEHVDVDVSGILRREMTIDQAGDSLIEMIARTANGRNTAAEALGHREFVMTKLYRSA; from the coding sequence ATGAACACGGACACATTTTTTGGTTATCGGCGCGAAAACGGCCGCGTAGGCGTTCGCAACCAGGTTGTTATCCTGCCGGTCGATGACATTTCAAACGCAGCCTGCGAAGCGGTTGCCAACAATATCAAGGGCTCACAGGCTCTGCCGCATGCTTATGGGCGGCTGCAATTCGGTGAAGATCTGGATCTGCATTTCCGTACCATTATCGGGACCGGCGCAAACCCCAATGTGGCGGCATGTGTGGTTATCGGTATCGAACCGGGCTGGACCAAGAAAATTGCTGACGGAATTGCCGCAACCGGCAAACCGGTGGCTGCGTTTTCGATCGAACAGAATGGCGATCTGAAAACCATTATGGACGCCTCCCGCAAAGCCAAGGATTTCGTTCACTGGGCGACTGAGCTGCAACGCGAGGAATGCGATATTTCCGAGCTGTGGATTTCCACCAAATGCGGCGAGTCCGATACAACAACCGGCCTTGGATCTTGTCCGACGGTTGGCAACATGTATGACAAATTGCTGCCAAAAGGCATTTACGGCGTGTTCGGGGAAACCTCCGAAATCACCGGCGCAGAGCATCTGTGCAAGGCGCGGGCTGCTGACGATGATGTCGCCGAGCGCTGGTATGCGATGTGGAAAGCCTATCAGGATGATGTGATTTTTGCCCATCAGACCGATGATCTGTCCGACAGTCAGCCGACCAAGGGCAATATTGAAGGTGGCCTGACGACGATTGAGGAAAAGGCCCTCGGCAATCTGGAGAAAATCGGCCGGACGTCAAAGTTCATCGATATTCTCGAACCTGCCGAAGCCCCGCAAAAAGGTGCCGGCCTGTATTTCATGGACTCTTCTTCTGCTGCAGCTGAATGCGTGACGCTGATGGCGGCGGCAGGATATGTCATCCACACCTTCCCGACAGGGCAGGGCAATGTGGTTGGCAACGCCATTGTTCCGGTCATCAAGATCACCGCCAATCCGCGCACGGTGCGGACCATGTCGGAACATGTCGATGTCGATGTCAGCGGCATTCTGCGCCGTGAGATGACGATTGACCAGGCCGGCGATTCTCTGATCGAAATGATCGCACGCACTGCCAATGGCCGTAACACGGCGGCAGAGGCTCTGGGCCACCGCGAGTTCGTCATGACCAAACTGTACCGCAGCGCCTGA
- a CDS encoding GntR family transcriptional regulator — protein sequence MAKADQNRQNSVPNARPLGFRPLYAQVKHQLLQRLLDKTWMPGDVLPSEQHLAGELGVSQGTVRKALDELTDENIVVRRQGRGTFVAEHTEKRALFQYFMLSPDEGKKDENHFPQSQLLSLESGPATHRERAALDLPANEQVWRLERNRSFQTAPLIAEKIVLPRPLFEGLDEITPLPNNLYGLFDQNFGQSIVRAGEKLKAVAVEESHAKRLGCAVGTPVLRIDRIAYAMSGRAVEWRISYSLTDNFHYMSNLK from the coding sequence ATGGCCAAAGCAGACCAGAACCGGCAAAACAGCGTGCCGAACGCACGTCCGCTTGGCTTTCGCCCGCTATATGCGCAGGTCAAGCATCAACTGCTGCAGCGGCTTCTCGACAAGACATGGATGCCGGGGGATGTGCTGCCCAGCGAACAGCACCTGGCGGGCGAGTTGGGCGTCAGCCAGGGCACCGTGCGCAAGGCACTTGATGAGCTGACAGATGAGAACATCGTGGTTCGCCGCCAGGGGCGCGGCACCTTTGTTGCTGAACACACAGAAAAACGCGCCCTGTTCCAGTATTTCATGCTGTCGCCGGATGAAGGAAAAAAGGACGAAAATCATTTTCCCCAGAGCCAGCTTCTCAGCCTTGAGAGCGGACCTGCGACCCATCGCGAGAGAGCGGCGCTGGATCTGCCGGCCAATGAGCAGGTCTGGCGGCTGGAGCGCAACCGTTCATTTCAAACCGCTCCGCTGATCGCCGAAAAGATCGTGCTGCCAAGACCACTGTTTGAAGGACTTGATGAAATCACCCCCTTGCCGAACAATCTTTATGGTCTGTTCGATCAGAATTTCGGCCAATCCATTGTCAGAGCCGGAGAAAAACTCAAAGCTGTCGCAGTCGAGGAAAGCCATGCGAAACGGCTTGGCTGTGCCGTCGGCACTCCGGTCCTGCGCATCGACCGCATTGCCTACGCCATGTCAGGGCGCGCGGTTGAATGGCGCATTTCCTACAGCCTGACCGACAATTTTCACTATATGTCGAACTTGAAATAG
- a CDS encoding LysR family transcriptional regulator has product MDTLTRMRTFIAVVDEDGFSAAGRALGRSKALVSKYVSELEDELGVRLLNRTTRKLSLTEIGHSYFHEAQSIIHQVDMLQETVQDKSGKPRGLLRLSAPRSLADSPLMQTVMGFAESQPDVSLELVLEDRFVDLIQEAFDVAIRITSLEDSSLIARRLGSFRIVTCASPEVLSQYGEVKTPADLIDRPCLIDSNQKSRQSWTYVDQGKRLTIPVKGRVETNSPQAVRLAALASLGFARTLHMLVEEDLKQGRLVKVLDEFEAEDRGIFVVYANRRHLSSKIRAFVDYMSKNYQRNGD; this is encoded by the coding sequence ATGGATACTCTGACGCGCATGCGCACTTTCATTGCTGTTGTCGATGAAGACGGCTTTTCCGCAGCTGGCCGGGCTTTGGGGCGGTCAAAAGCGCTGGTGTCGAAATATGTCAGTGAACTGGAAGATGAACTGGGCGTGCGGCTGCTCAATCGCACGACCCGCAAATTGTCGCTGACTGAAATCGGCCACTCCTATTTCCACGAGGCCCAGTCGATCATCCATCAGGTCGATATGCTGCAGGAAACGGTCCAGGACAAAAGCGGCAAGCCGCGTGGATTATTGCGGCTTTCAGCGCCCCGGTCACTAGCGGATTCGCCGCTGATGCAAACCGTTATGGGATTTGCCGAGAGCCAGCCGGATGTATCTCTGGAACTGGTTCTGGAAGACCGCTTCGTCGATCTCATCCAGGAAGCGTTCGATGTCGCCATCCGGATTACCTCACTGGAAGATTCCAGCCTTATTGCCCGGCGGCTTGGCTCTTTCAGAATTGTGACATGCGCGTCGCCCGAAGTTCTCAGCCAATATGGCGAGGTGAAGACACCCGCCGATCTGATTGACCGGCCCTGCCTTATCGACAGCAATCAGAAATCGCGGCAGAGCTGGACCTATGTCGATCAGGGCAAACGTCTGACAATTCCGGTCAAAGGCCGGGTAGAGACCAATTCGCCGCAGGCAGTCCGGCTGGCCGCGCTGGCGAGTCTTGGCTTCGCCCGCACCCTGCATATGCTGGTTGAGGAGGATCTGAAACAAGGGCGCCTGGTCAAGGTTCTGGATGAGTTCGAGGCCGAGGATAGGGGAATATTCGTGGTTTATGCCAATCGCCGTCATCTTTCTTCCAAAATTCGGGCCTTTGTGGATTATATGAGTAAGAACTATCAGCGAAATGGGGATTGA
- a CDS encoding UxaA family hydrolase: MGIPHLLVHDKNDNVGVVVVEGLSAGTEMLCVVTEDNSSFTLTAKADVPIGHKVALADLSAGDTAVKYGQDIGKIVGPAEKGGHVHTHNLKTKRW, translated from the coding sequence ATGGGTATTCCGCATCTGCTGGTGCATGATAAAAATGACAATGTCGGCGTTGTCGTGGTTGAAGGCCTGTCAGCTGGAACCGAAATGCTGTGCGTGGTCACGGAAGACAATTCGTCTTTTACGCTCACAGCAAAAGCTGACGTTCCAATCGGACACAAGGTTGCTCTGGCGGATTTGAGCGCTGGTGACACGGCTGTGAAATACGGTCAGGACATTGGCAAAATTGTCGGCCCTGCTGAAAAGGGCGGCCATGTTCACACGCACAATCTGAAAACAAAGCGCTGGTAG
- a CDS encoding DUF1007 family protein: MLSAAGQIRSAEAHPHIWIDTRAEVEFDAQKRVSAIRHSWTFDDAFSVFVIQGLDENQDGVYTRQELESLAKVNVESLSEYDFFTFMGEEVADVDFNDPTDYWLDYNAELSRLTLNFTLSLKRPVAVNEKLILEVFDPESYVSFAVNAQDSIKLAASAPDNCSIEVKPAEDMGEEFAAALAELPADQREVPPEFYAVTSQLSNSAIIRCS; encoded by the coding sequence ATGCTTTCTGCAGCCGGCCAGATCCGGAGCGCCGAAGCGCATCCCCACATATGGATCGACACCCGGGCTGAAGTTGAGTTCGATGCGCAGAAACGTGTCTCCGCTATCCGCCATTCCTGGACCTTTGACGATGCTTTCTCGGTCTTTGTCATTCAGGGCCTGGATGAAAACCAGGATGGTGTTTACACCCGCCAGGAACTGGAATCGCTGGCAAAGGTCAATGTCGAAAGCCTTTCGGAATATGATTTCTTCACCTTTATGGGGGAGGAGGTCGCGGATGTGGATTTCAACGATCCGACGGATTACTGGCTCGACTATAATGCAGAATTGAGCCGCCTTACGCTGAATTTTACCCTGTCGTTGAAGCGCCCTGTTGCAGTAAATGAAAAACTCATTCTGGAAGTGTTTGACCCGGAATCCTATGTCTCATTTGCAGTCAATGCGCAGGATTCCATTAAACTGGCCGCCAGTGCGCCGGACAATTGCAGCATTGAGGTCAAACCGGCAGAGGACATGGGGGAGGAATTTGCCGCAGCTCTTGCTGAATTGCCTGCCGACCAGCGCGAGGTCCCACCGGAATTTTACGCGGTGACGTCCCAACTCTCCAATTCTGCGATCATCCGGTGTTCCTGA